In Bacillota bacterium, the following proteins share a genomic window:
- a CDS encoding AraC family transcriptional regulator, whose protein sequence is MKKWYKEKMGKRYLFSYLVVSIIPVFLISLIYIIIGVTNFEQETNKSMSLQLDQIKNTIDYDIKDMESAIIHFSSNPELLKSYDQKNIDFISEQLANYKQNFPLSKEILYYKHGTAFVFTSEGIVDYKAFEEQNNLSEQFTMTNFFSKLNTITRSYLISIKQGYPNNTVAGNLIAYMQPIPYLDNDPSGTMAFLIDRQKITDIFENYIGDFKGYAFIYDNSLSTTYVYDNYKKLNIDTVSIKLGGLKGTEVGQVTIDGKKMITVRKVSENLGFSYVIAMPYNEFYKQVWKSFSLVSWLSIIFIFLLIGFAVMQAIRSYKPINALFHEMVGEEDEPFDEGTDVLERIRNSYSNVTTKNRELLVQVSKQSSFVREQFFKNLLLGRVSMDDNIQLATKRANVEFYGEKYFVVAVQLNQQSIVSDNTIEYINEIYLKSGKAYGVEMENEGKIAVIVNLTIDGSEEDIRYSTANSLKELFAQCGYTDMSLGVGNVYDDMLNLYVSYFEALTAVDNAKKNNENISLFVGDDDANSYIYPATERALFQQSLLHGNVDAALSALNKMIKNVEENSPSFLMTRCFCFYIINTIIEVCNNLETEVNESELAQVAVQNSLSEFHEKLSNLTRDICSNVRQTEVQQSRQRANDLIEYVNQHFSEYNMSIENMARHFELSERYLRRFFKDETGCNFMQYVTMLRFNFIKKNLISTDTPVKDIVQSAGYSDVANFIRKFKSIEGVTPGQFRELSKTLKS, encoded by the coding sequence CAATTGGATCAAATTAAAAATACTATCGATTATGACATAAAGGATATGGAGTCCGCGATCATACATTTTTCTTCTAATCCAGAGCTTTTGAAAAGCTATGACCAGAAAAATATTGATTTTATATCAGAACAACTTGCAAATTATAAACAAAACTTTCCTTTATCAAAAGAAATATTATATTATAAACACGGGACGGCATTTGTTTTTACATCTGAGGGAATCGTGGATTATAAAGCTTTTGAAGAGCAAAATAACCTTTCAGAACAATTTACGATGACTAATTTTTTCAGTAAATTAAATACCATTACAAGAAGTTATCTGATTTCAATTAAGCAAGGTTATCCGAACAACACAGTTGCTGGGAATCTGATAGCGTATATGCAACCTATTCCCTATCTCGATAATGACCCTAGCGGTACGATGGCGTTTTTAATCGATCGGCAAAAAATCACCGACATTTTTGAAAACTATATTGGCGACTTCAAGGGTTATGCATTTATTTATGACAATTCCCTTTCAACTACATATGTGTACGATAACTATAAGAAGCTTAACATAGATACTGTTTCTATAAAACTTGGAGGGCTAAAAGGAACAGAAGTCGGACAAGTAACAATTGACGGCAAAAAAATGATTACAGTCAGAAAAGTATCAGAAAACCTTGGCTTCAGCTATGTTATCGCAATGCCTTACAATGAGTTTTATAAGCAAGTATGGAAGAGCTTTAGTCTTGTGTCGTGGCTTTCTATTATTTTCATATTTTTACTGATAGGCTTTGCTGTAATGCAGGCTATCAGGAGTTATAAACCAATAAATGCATTATTTCATGAGATGGTAGGGGAGGAAGACGAACCATTTGATGAAGGAACTGATGTTCTTGAACGTATAAGAAACAGCTATAGTAATGTTACCACTAAAAACAGGGAATTGCTTGTCCAGGTGAGTAAGCAAAGCTCTTTTGTTAGAGAACAATTTTTTAAGAATTTACTTCTCGGAAGAGTTAGCATGGATGATAATATCCAGCTTGCCACAAAACGAGCTAATGTTGAATTTTATGGTGAAAAATATTTTGTTGTGGCAGTTCAGCTTAATCAGCAAAGTATAGTCAGCGACAACACAATAGAATATATAAATGAAATTTATCTCAAAAGTGGTAAGGCTTACGGTGTAGAGATGGAAAACGAAGGCAAAATTGCTGTAATTGTTAATCTTACCATTGATGGATCTGAAGAAGATATAAGATATAGTACAGCAAATAGTTTGAAAGAACTGTTTGCCCAGTGCGGATACACAGACATGAGTTTAGGCGTTGGAAACGTTTATGATGACATGCTGAATCTATATGTCTCATATTTTGAAGCGCTTACTGCGGTTGATAATGCAAAGAAAAATAATGAGAATATTTCCTTATTTGTTGGGGATGACGACGCTAATAGTTACATATATCCGGCGACAGAGCGCGCGCTTTTTCAGCAAAGTTTGCTTCATGGCAATGTTGATGCCGCGCTTTCAGCATTAAACAAGATGATTAAAAATGTTGAAGAAAACAGCCCGTCGTTTCTAATGACACGCTGCTTCTGCTTTTACATTATCAACACTATTATAGAAGTTTGTAACAATCTGGAAACAGAGGTTAACGAATCAGAACTTGCGCAGGTGGCGGTTCAGAACAGCTTATCAGAATTCCATGAAAAATTAAGTAATTTGACTCGTGACATATGCTCTAACGTCCGTCAGACAGAAGTTCAGCAATCCAGACAGCGGGCGAATGATCTTATTGAATATGTAAATCAACATTTTTCAGAGTATAACATGTCAATTGAAAACATGGCCAGACACTTTGAACTTTCTGAAAGATATCTCAGGCGCTTTTTTAAAGATGAAACTGGATGTAATTTTATGCAGTACGTTACAATGCTGAGGTTTAACTTTATTAAGAAAAATCTTATTTCAACAGATACACCAGTAAAAGATATCGTTCAATCAGCAGGATATTCTGACGTTGCAAACTTTATTAGAAAATTTAAGTCAATAGAAGGGGTTACACCCGGTCAATTCAGAGAACTGTCTAAGACACTTAAAAGTTAA
- a CDS encoding cell wall hydrolase produces the protein MPLSARELLARMIRCEAESEGDIGQKGVATVIMNRVNIPYGEYMRVNQGDLRKVLLQPYQFTCSMTEVGGAYNPQNIFNMTPTDEHYAIADWALSGNKLWNVPLSLWYYNPFSPRCETYFPRNGTGVINTRIAQHCFYNPTSLYKET, from the coding sequence ATGCCCCTTTCAGCAAGGGAACTTCTTGCAAGGATGATTCGATGTGAAGCCGAGAGTGAAGGAGATATCGGTCAAAAAGGTGTTGCAACTGTAATTATGAATCGTGTAAATATTCCATATGGAGAATACATGAGAGTAAACCAGGGCGATTTAAGAAAAGTACTGCTTCAGCCATATCAGTTTACATGTTCAATGACGGAAGTCGGCGGTGCATACAACCCCCAAAATATTTTCAACATGACGCCGACCGATGAACATTATGCAATTGCAGACTGGGCCTTGTCCGGTAATAAGTTATGGAATGTCCCACTGTCCTTATGGTATTACAATCCTTTTAGCCCCCGCTGTGAAACTTACTTCCCTCGAAACGGAACAGGCGTAATTAATACAAGGATTGCACAACATTGTTTTTACAATCCAACCTCGCTTTACAAAGAAACTTAA